One part of the Thermococcus litoralis DSM 5473 genome encodes these proteins:
- a CDS encoding RAD55 family ATPase, producing MELINTKIPQLDEALGGGILEDSIVLITYDTYSQGWTLAFEILRKRIEEGDFGVIINSVLPLSMLNMELRRIGFDIFKEGEKGNLGIIDVFASFYGINYQQPYVYYENMDRETYLPKFMSLYRKMLSERIKDRRPIGIQVTADGFAFLIGEERELRNLQKNLAAKENALLHEKRKRPINITLLNRDRVSQRYLSWLSLYSQYQIDFSSQEGRLEEKMFIRKSPLPNFKPTTRIFKLENGKINII from the coding sequence ATGGAGCTCATAAATACTAAGATTCCACAGCTCGATGAAGCCTTGGGAGGAGGGATACTAGAGGACAGTATTGTCTTGATAACTTATGATACCTATTCACAGGGATGGACTCTTGCCTTCGAAATCCTAAGAAAAAGGATAGAAGAAGGAGACTTTGGGGTGATAATTAACTCCGTGCTTCCCCTTTCGATGCTGAACATGGAGCTTAGGAGAATTGGTTTTGACATCTTTAAAGAAGGCGAAAAGGGAAACCTCGGCATAATTGACGTTTTTGCATCGTTTTATGGAATAAACTACCAACAACCGTACGTCTATTATGAAAATATGGATCGAGAAACTTATCTCCCAAAGTTTATGAGCCTTTACAGAAAAATGCTGAGCGAGAGAATAAAAGACAGGAGACCAATAGGGATACAGGTAACTGCGGATGGATTTGCGTTTCTAATAGGGGAGGAAAGAGAACTCAGGAACCTCCAAAAGAATTTGGCAGCAAAAGAAAACGCTCTACTTCATGAGAAAAGGAAGAGACCGATAAACATAACCCTCCTCAACAGGGACAGGGTCTCCCAAAGATACCTCTCATGGCTCTCCCTCTACAGCCAGTACCAGATCGACTTTAGCTCTCAAGAAGGAAGGCTTGAGGAGAAGATGTTCATAAGAAAATCCCCTTTGCCAAACTTTAAACCAACCACGCGCATATTTAAGTTGGAAAACGGAAAGATAAACATTATCTAG
- a CDS encoding 7-cyano-7-deazaguanine synthase, translated as MLSKAIEELKDFASREGFYEKKILLMFSGGKDSSLALYLLKNAGLNISAITFIHRWSWREPLPHMLKFTASLGVEHYLVDITESLLRNSLGKKGPICIHCKKVMLKNTYWFARINGFDIIAKGDNANDKIKGALLDQWGGDHRLSTIPRIGIPILRPLINYTAEEVEALAKEADIRVFRMYEYGRRRQWREGCPLQYIDKEQVIKEEYFDLAYKANYEISKIARKHKVRMSVLVPSFRIMCHGCNEKALKEAKTALEGIKRRSANASSGKN; from the coding sequence GTGCTCTCTAAGGCCATAGAGGAACTGAAGGACTTTGCAAGTAGAGAAGGCTTCTATGAAAAGAAGATTCTGCTTATGTTTAGCGGAGGCAAGGACAGCAGTTTAGCCCTTTATCTCCTCAAAAACGCTGGCTTAAATATCTCTGCAATAACTTTCATTCATAGATGGAGCTGGAGAGAGCCCCTTCCACACATGCTTAAATTTACAGCCTCTCTTGGAGTAGAGCATTACCTAGTTGACATAACCGAAAGCCTTCTGAGGAACTCTCTCGGAAAAAAGGGCCCCATATGCATTCACTGTAAGAAGGTCATGCTTAAAAACACCTACTGGTTTGCAAGGATTAATGGGTTTGACATCATCGCTAAAGGAGACAACGCAAACGACAAAATAAAAGGCGCTTTGCTGGATCAATGGGGAGGAGACCACAGACTAAGCACCATTCCGAGGATTGGGATTCCAATTTTGAGACCCCTAATAAACTATACGGCTGAAGAAGTTGAAGCCCTTGCAAAAGAGGCAGATATAAGAGTTTTTAGGATGTATGAGTACGGAAGGAGGAGGCAGTGGAGGGAAGGATGCCCTCTGCAGTATATTGACAAGGAGCAGGTAATAAAGGAGGAGTACTTCGATTTGGCATATAAGGCGAACTATGAAATAAGCAAAATTGCAAGAAAGCATAAGGTAAGGATGAGTGTCCTTGTGCCGTCTTTTAGAATAATGTGCCACGGATGTAATGAAAAAGCGCTTAAAGAAGCTAAAACTGCCCTCGAAGGCATTAAAAGGAGGTCTGCCAATGCTTCCTCTGGGAAAAATTAG
- a CDS encoding lipoate--protein ligase family protein — MRFIPLIVARPEVQMAIDEAIMQARIEGKVEDTVRLYVFKPSSITIGRFQSVEHDVNLDKCRELNIPVVRRITGGGSVFHDQYGEITYSVIIGEDFHESLKNIERSYRFLAAPLVRALEELGINGGFSGLNDIVANGKKISGSAQTRRKGIILQHGTFMYATRLEVLASVLKVSRKKLQDKGVSSIWERVTTLEREGIRLSRDEVYGLLKSKFFEEFPLEEGELTDYELELAEKLIEERYGNEKWNFQK; from the coding sequence ATGAGATTCATTCCCCTAATAGTTGCAAGACCTGAAGTGCAGATGGCAATAGATGAGGCAATAATGCAGGCTAGAATTGAAGGAAAAGTTGAAGATACCGTTAGGCTTTACGTTTTCAAGCCGAGTTCCATTACCATCGGTAGATTTCAGAGCGTTGAACACGATGTTAATCTTGACAAGTGCAGGGAGCTTAACATCCCTGTAGTGAGAAGAATAACCGGCGGAGGAAGTGTCTTTCACGACCAATACGGCGAGATAACCTACAGCGTGATCATAGGGGAGGATTTTCACGAGAGCTTGAAGAACATAGAAAGAAGCTACAGGTTTTTAGCGGCTCCTCTCGTCAGAGCGCTTGAGGAATTGGGAATAAACGGTGGCTTTTCTGGGCTAAACGACATAGTGGCTAACGGCAAGAAAATCAGTGGGTCTGCACAAACGAGAAGAAAGGGAATTATCCTACAGCACGGTACCTTTATGTATGCAACTCGACTTGAAGTTCTCGCTTCAGTACTCAAAGTTTCCCGGAAAAAACTGCAGGACAAGGGAGTTTCGAGCATATGGGAGAGGGTGACAACACTTGAAAGGGAAGGGATAAGGCTCAGCAGAGATGAGGTTTATGGGCTGTTGAAGTCGAAGTTCTTTGAGGAGTTCCCCCTTGAGGAAGGAGAACTGACAGATTATGAACTTGAACTTGCAGAGAAGCTTATAGAAGAAAGATACGGTAACGAAAAGTGGAACTTCCAAAAATAA
- a CDS encoding TIGR00725 family protein, giving the protein MIQIAIAGSSDNEPLPKAVKKTKEFIEELAKHKDKVVLLTGGRGGIMEIASREFAKFGGVVVGILPERQEGNEFNTIRIKTGMDFAERSAIMINSADVLVVLGGGIGTMVEALMAYDYSKPLVVVTDTGYPSDRLELLAQDGYFDHKKLVKVHFTKDAKEAARLALELAR; this is encoded by the coding sequence ATGATCCAAATAGCCATAGCGGGTTCGAGTGATAATGAACCTCTGCCAAAAGCAGTCAAAAAGACAAAAGAATTCATCGAGGAGTTAGCTAAGCACAAAGATAAAGTAGTTCTCCTTACCGGAGGCAGAGGGGGCATTATGGAGATAGCGAGCAGGGAATTTGCGAAGTTTGGAGGAGTCGTTGTGGGAATTCTCCCGGAGAGGCAGGAAGGAAATGAGTTCAATACAATCAGAATAAAAACCGGGATGGACTTTGCGGAGAGAAGTGCAATTATGATTAATTCAGCCGATGTTTTGGTGGTCTTGGGAGGAGGAATCGGAACTATGGTGGAAGCATTGATGGCATATGACTATTCGAAGCCCCTTGTTGTGGTTACGGACACAGGTTATCCAAGCGACAGACTTGAGCTTCTCGCTCAGGATGGCTACTTTGACCACAAAAAACTCGTGAAAGTGCACTTTACAAAAGATGCAAAGGAAGCCGCCAGACTTGCATTGGAGCTTGCTAGATAA
- a CDS encoding DUF531 domain-containing protein: MLTLALYNSYDPKKLHEAHLRAIARAAPICYAFDFHLALIGFPFEKKKPAEIAEEISQNTTIGEGGKYLIELARTNKFHLIEFPKGGFPPQFGHIVATTRKPNKNKEISSHQLAERALKGESFMLIVGLGRHGLPKEIFKLANYHLDITDGKRISLETCTAIGSIPTKIRTIMEELKWRKSY; the protein is encoded by the coding sequence ATGCTTACCTTGGCCCTCTACAATTCATACGATCCCAAGAAGCTTCACGAAGCGCATCTGAGAGCCATCGCTAGAGCGGCTCCCATCTGTTATGCCTTCGATTTCCACCTTGCCCTCATAGGGTTCCCCTTTGAAAAAAAGAAACCGGCTGAAATAGCTGAAGAGATATCCCAAAATACAACAATTGGAGAGGGCGGAAAATACCTCATAGAGCTTGCAAGGACAAACAAGTTTCACCTCATTGAGTTTCCAAAAGGCGGCTTCCCTCCCCAGTTTGGGCATATTGTGGCAACTACACGGAAGCCCAATAAAAACAAGGAAATATCTTCTCATCAGCTTGCAGAAAGGGCTCTTAAAGGGGAAAGCTTTATGCTAATTGTTGGCCTTGGAAGGCATGGACTTCCGAAGGAAATCTTTAAGTTGGCTAACTATCATTTAGATATCACCGATGGAAAGAGAATAAGTCTGGAAACATGCACTGCCATAGGTTCAATACCAACGAAGATTAGAACAATCATGGAGGAATTGAAATGGAGGAAAAGTTATTAA
- a CDS encoding site-2 protease family protein, with protein MVSLITAITLILGFWGVLYLAFGRRGEEKEEGLQVDLFVAIWRTKRFVNFIDKVGTKYRKFWKGYSTVGIIIGFIGMVYVFYTLFNLAMQNIRTKAATPGVQLVIPGITIPLWYGLIGLIVVMFVHELSHGFVARAENLPLKSVGLVLFFVIPGAFVEPDEEELTKAPLLSRLRVYAAGSMANIVTALLAILLLSYALNPIIQPAGVEVSKLAPEGPAKSYLQEGDIIVGINGQQIATVEEFFNIMNKTKAGETIEVEVIRKRKKEVINIPLGSHPDNPEKGYLGVYPAQHITSKVGFNGIVLPLAFSLYWIYVLNLGIGLMNLFPLVPLDGGKMLDDVLKAFLPSKVAKSITYLFVGIGLFLLAVNLFPALRSLLG; from the coding sequence ATGGTGAGCTTAATTACAGCAATAACTTTGATACTTGGCTTCTGGGGAGTTCTATATCTCGCATTTGGAAGGAGGGGAGAAGAGAAAGAAGAAGGTCTGCAGGTTGACCTCTTCGTTGCGATATGGAGAACCAAAAGGTTTGTTAACTTCATAGACAAAGTTGGGACGAAGTATAGGAAGTTCTGGAAAGGTTATTCCACCGTTGGTATAATAATCGGCTTTATCGGAATGGTTTATGTTTTCTACACCCTCTTTAATCTTGCCATGCAGAATATTCGCACAAAAGCCGCCACCCCAGGTGTTCAGCTTGTTATACCCGGCATTACAATTCCCCTATGGTATGGGCTGATAGGGCTTATTGTAGTTATGTTCGTCCATGAATTAAGCCACGGATTTGTTGCTAGGGCTGAGAATTTGCCCTTAAAGTCCGTTGGTCTTGTGCTTTTCTTCGTGATTCCGGGTGCGTTTGTTGAACCGGATGAGGAGGAGTTGACAAAGGCTCCCCTGCTGAGTCGTCTAAGGGTTTATGCTGCTGGCTCTATGGCGAATATTGTAACGGCTCTTCTGGCTATTCTGCTTTTGAGCTATGCTTTAAATCCCATAATACAGCCAGCTGGAGTCGAGGTTTCCAAACTGGCTCCAGAGGGCCCTGCTAAAAGCTACCTCCAAGAGGGAGACATCATCGTGGGGATAAACGGCCAGCAGATAGCAACAGTGGAGGAATTCTTCAACATAATGAACAAAACAAAGGCTGGAGAAACGATAGAAGTTGAGGTAATACGCAAAAGGAAAAAGGAAGTCATTAACATCCCCTTGGGCTCTCATCCAGACAATCCGGAAAAAGGATACCTCGGAGTTTACCCAGCGCAACACATAACCTCAAAGGTGGGCTTTAACGGGATCGTGCTCCCTCTGGCGTTTTCACTTTACTGGATTTACGTGCTAAATCTTGGCATAGGATTGATGAATCTCTTCCCCTTAGTTCCGCTTGATGGAGGAAAGATGCTTGACGATGTTTTGAAAGCCTTCCTTCCTTCCAAAGTTGCCAAATCCATAACGTACCTATTTGTAGGGATAGGATTGTTTTTGCTCGCTGTGAACCTCTTCCCGGCTTTAAGAAGCCTTCTGGGGTGA
- a CDS encoding radical SAM protein, whose translation MKIEELYEKQGRGVRCLVCERRCLIEEGKKGICRNYTNLEGKLVHIGYGKLSAIESRPIEIKPFFHYYPNSTALTFSGFGCNFYCPWCQNYHLSFSDIPEWIMEVPPEELVSLALKNGDTGLCASFNEPATLYTYLLDVFELGKRKELYSCLVTNGYFTLKALRNLIESGASGFSIDIKGCPKMKVLSVDHKKVFRNAKEAINLGAHVEMVYLVVTNTNDFEECYNWIFNMHLKMLGEDVPLHINRYYPMNYWKEPPTPVEKLIKLKKIAQKEYNLNYVYIGNIGSIEHETTYCPKCGEKLIIRSGYKVLKWNLRDNRCPRCGEKIPVYGEFTRF comes from the coding sequence ATGAAAATTGAAGAGCTTTACGAAAAACAGGGCAGGGGCGTTAGGTGTCTTGTCTGTGAAAGAAGATGCTTGATAGAAGAGGGCAAGAAAGGGATATGCAGGAACTACACCAATTTAGAGGGAAAACTGGTGCACATAGGCTATGGAAAACTGAGTGCTATCGAAAGCAGACCTATTGAAATAAAGCCCTTCTTCCATTACTATCCAAATTCCACCGCATTGACCTTCTCCGGCTTTGGGTGCAACTTCTACTGCCCTTGGTGTCAAAACTACCATCTAAGCTTTTCCGATATTCCCGAGTGGATCATGGAAGTTCCGCCAGAAGAGCTCGTGAGCCTAGCCTTAAAGAATGGAGATACCGGTCTTTGTGCAAGCTTTAACGAACCAGCGACCCTTTACACTTACCTTCTGGATGTTTTTGAGCTCGGAAAAAGGAAAGAGCTATACAGCTGTTTAGTCACAAATGGTTATTTCACCCTCAAAGCTTTGAGAAATCTCATCGAAAGCGGAGCTTCGGGCTTCAGCATAGACATCAAAGGGTGCCCTAAGATGAAAGTTCTAAGCGTTGATCACAAGAAGGTTTTCAGAAACGCCAAAGAAGCAATAAACTTAGGAGCCCATGTAGAGATGGTTTACCTTGTGGTCACAAATACCAACGATTTTGAAGAATGTTACAACTGGATTTTTAATATGCACTTAAAAATGCTCGGAGAGGATGTTCCCCTACATATAAACCGCTATTACCCGATGAACTACTGGAAAGAGCCACCTACACCAGTAGAAAAGCTGATAAAGTTAAAGAAGATCGCTCAAAAGGAGTACAATCTGAATTACGTTTACATTGGGAACATTGGCTCAATCGAACACGAAACGACGTATTGTCCTAAATGCGGCGAAAAGCTGATAATACGTTCTGGCTACAAAGTGCTGAAATGGAATCTAAGGGACAACAGATGTCCCCGATGTGGCGAAAAGATTCCAGTCTATGGAGAATTCACTCGATTCTAA
- a CDS encoding dipeptidase, which produces MIFDAHSDLPTYIYEERKNGNAVLERNFERFFGDTIKSRVMAIWTKPEKRATALRYALEVLNNFHKDVIESPSFELVTSVKDMRNTIKNGKVALWLGLEGGEPIEDSLDLLEVFYALGLRVLTLTWSLRNAIGDGVFERTKGGLTNFGIEVLGKAEELGIVVDVSHLNEQGFWDVINTTAFPVIASHSNAYSLCPNPRNLKDDQIKALAERDGVIGINAIPGFVDKENPTLDKMVAHVEYIVDLTGYKHVGFGFDFVYYLKGWSGKSIKGFENESRIPELLKRLSENFSKKEVEAIAFKNFERVFEKVVG; this is translated from the coding sequence GTGATATTCGATGCTCATTCTGATTTGCCAACCTATATCTATGAGGAAAGAAAGAACGGCAACGCAGTCTTAGAGAGAAACTTTGAGAGGTTCTTTGGAGATACAATAAAGTCGAGGGTAATGGCTATTTGGACAAAACCAGAAAAAAGAGCCACGGCATTGAGGTATGCCTTGGAGGTATTGAACAACTTTCACAAAGACGTCATTGAGAGTCCAAGCTTTGAGCTTGTGACCAGCGTAAAAGACATGAGAAATACCATTAAGAATGGAAAAGTGGCACTCTGGCTTGGACTGGAGGGTGGAGAGCCGATAGAAGATAGCTTAGACCTGCTTGAAGTTTTCTACGCCTTAGGTTTAAGGGTTCTAACGTTGACGTGGAGTCTAAGAAACGCCATAGGGGACGGTGTTTTTGAGAGAACAAAAGGAGGCCTAACCAACTTCGGCATAGAAGTGCTTGGAAAAGCGGAAGAACTCGGCATAGTTGTGGATGTAAGCCATCTAAACGAGCAGGGCTTTTGGGACGTTATCAACACAACAGCGTTTCCGGTGATAGCTTCCCACTCGAATGCTTACTCCCTTTGCCCAAATCCCAGAAACCTCAAAGACGATCAGATAAAAGCCCTAGCGGAGAGAGACGGTGTTATAGGTATCAATGCAATCCCGGGTTTTGTAGACAAAGAAAACCCAACGCTGGACAAAATGGTTGCCCACGTAGAGTACATAGTGGATTTAACCGGTTACAAACACGTTGGATTTGGTTTTGACTTCGTTTACTACCTCAAAGGATGGAGTGGAAAAAGCATCAAGGGATTTGAGAACGAAAGCAGAATTCCAGAGCTTTTGAAGAGACTAAGCGAGAATTTTAGCAAGAAGGAAGTTGAAGCAATAGCATTTAAAAACTTTGAAAGGGTTTTTGAAAAAGTCGTTGGATAA
- a CDS encoding AIR synthase family protein encodes MLPLGKIRNEILRKIILSDLPVGDEKIVVGPKEGFDAAVLEYDENNYLVIATDPVLGVPREHFGFFTYHFASSDVAVFGARPRWLIVDLLLPPGAKEEELKAIMEELKEECKKYDTSIVGGHTGVYKTINDFTATTTVIGIVRKDELKLPLAKAGDNIVITKGVAVEFAVGAAWFKAEELKSVLSPSEIFHLRGMYRLESVVRDALLAREFARGMHDATEGGLTALHEIADNSGVGFEVYYENLYMHPLVEKVVNFYGVNPLTVSSTGTLIIISPRENTRELIKKLQTNGIGAFVIGRFTEERERVLIKNGKKEEFPEFERDAYAEVY; translated from the coding sequence ATGCTTCCTCTGGGAAAAATTAGAAACGAAATTTTGAGAAAAATAATTCTATCTGACCTTCCCGTTGGCGATGAGAAAATCGTTGTTGGGCCAAAAGAGGGCTTTGATGCGGCTGTTCTGGAATATGATGAGAATAACTACCTTGTGATTGCCACAGACCCGGTTCTCGGAGTTCCAAGGGAGCATTTTGGATTTTTCACGTACCACTTTGCCTCAAGCGATGTAGCCGTTTTTGGAGCAAGGCCTAGATGGCTGATTGTTGACCTTCTTTTACCCCCCGGAGCCAAAGAGGAAGAGCTGAAAGCGATTATGGAGGAGCTTAAAGAGGAATGCAAAAAATACGACACATCTATAGTGGGAGGCCACACTGGCGTTTATAAAACCATTAACGACTTTACAGCCACAACAACTGTTATTGGAATTGTGAGAAAGGATGAACTAAAGCTTCCGCTAGCTAAGGCGGGAGATAACATAGTTATCACAAAGGGAGTTGCGGTAGAGTTCGCAGTGGGAGCTGCGTGGTTTAAAGCCGAGGAACTCAAGAGCGTACTCTCTCCATCAGAAATCTTTCATCTAAGGGGGATGTACAGGCTTGAGAGCGTTGTTAGAGATGCACTTTTGGCAAGGGAATTTGCAAGGGGAATGCACGACGCAACTGAAGGCGGTTTAACGGCTTTGCACGAAATAGCTGACAACTCCGGAGTGGGGTTTGAGGTTTATTATGAGAACCTCTATATGCATCCGCTTGTGGAGAAGGTCGTGAACTTCTACGGCGTAAATCCGCTAACCGTCTCTTCAACGGGGACTTTAATCATTATCTCACCAAGGGAAAATACGAGAGAATTAATCAAAAAGCTCCAAACAAACGGAATAGGGGCTTTTGTCATTGGGAGATTCACAGAAGAAAGGGAAAGAGTATTGATTAAAAACGGCAAGAAAGAGGAGTTCCCGGAATTTGAAAGAGATGCATATGCAGAGGTGTACTAA
- a CDS encoding class I SAM-dependent methyltransferase: MEEIYFLTFREARIILLSRGEVRVNLDLRKTNRSHVVLVREDKVVFPDGSEVKKDILKRIAKDENTVYFLSKGQLYKAAIAAEGFYKLVPTIPPTIEINGIRMHRTKDTNPLKDTRSKVEAVNPREGEFVLDTCMGLGYTAIESAKRGAYVITIEKDPNVIELARLNPWSREVFTSQNIQLIQGDAFEVIKRFNDKSFDVIIHDPPRFSLAGHLYSEEFYAELFRVLKPKGRLFHYVGNPGKKYRKKDLQRGVIERLRKVGFKGVKRVEEALGVVALKP, translated from the coding sequence ATGGAAGAAATTTACTTCTTAACATTTAGAGAGGCCAGAATTATACTGCTTTCCCGGGGAGAGGTTAGGGTAAACCTTGATTTGAGGAAAACGAACAGATCGCATGTAGTCCTCGTTAGGGAAGATAAAGTCGTTTTTCCCGATGGAAGTGAAGTGAAAAAAGACATCCTGAAAAGGATAGCAAAGGACGAAAACACAGTTTACTTTTTGAGTAAGGGGCAATTATATAAAGCCGCAATCGCCGCTGAGGGCTTTTACAAGCTCGTTCCTACAATTCCTCCAACCATAGAAATAAACGGCATCAGAATGCACAGGACAAAGGACACCAATCCCTTAAAAGACACCCGGAGTAAAGTAGAAGCAGTAAATCCAAGAGAAGGGGAGTTTGTCCTAGACACCTGCATGGGGTTGGGATATACGGCAATAGAAAGCGCAAAAAGAGGGGCTTATGTAATTACAATTGAAAAAGATCCGAACGTCATTGAACTTGCTCGACTCAACCCGTGGAGCAGGGAGGTTTTTACATCCCAAAACATTCAGCTTATCCAGGGAGATGCGTTTGAGGTGATAAAGAGGTTTAATGACAAAAGCTTTGATGTGATAATACATGATCCCCCAAGGTTTTCTCTTGCCGGACACCTTTATAGTGAAGAATTTTATGCTGAGCTGTTTAGGGTTTTAAAGCCAAAAGGAAGGCTATTTCACTACGTAGGAAATCCCGGCAAGAAATACAGGAAAAAAGATCTCCAGAGAGGTGTGATTGAGAGGTTGAGAAAGGTGGGGTTTAAGGGAGTTAAGAGAGTCGAAGAAGCCCTAGGAGTAGTTGCCTTAAAGCCATAA
- a CDS encoding TIGR00269 family protein — translation MKCTKCGRDAVYHARYEGKFYCHKHFNEMVESKVKQTVRKYGLIKRGDRIAVGVSGGKDSVVLLHILHKLSQKFPFEIIAITIDEGIAGYRPESVEIAKKNAKMLGVEHRIYSFKEYIGFTLDETVNIMGSFEKGERVGACSYCGVWRRWLLNYAAQDVNADKLAVGHNLDDEVQMFLMNIMRGDVARLGRTGPYYEVIHEGLVPRIKPLREVPEKEIVLYAVLNNIEVDFSECPYAVEAFRAEIRDWINEMEEKHPGTKYQILRSYDKMFPLLAKAYAHRDLNRCKICGQPTTGEICKACSFKLQVQEKAKEKGITFRIE, via the coding sequence ATGAAATGTACAAAGTGTGGAAGAGACGCTGTTTATCATGCGAGATATGAGGGGAAGTTTTACTGCCACAAACATTTCAATGAAATGGTTGAGAGCAAAGTAAAGCAGACGGTGAGAAAATACGGATTAATTAAGAGAGGGGATAGAATAGCGGTGGGAGTGAGCGGTGGAAAAGACAGCGTTGTTCTTCTTCACATCCTTCACAAGCTCAGCCAGAAGTTTCCTTTTGAAATAATAGCGATAACCATAGATGAGGGAATAGCCGGTTACAGGCCAGAGAGCGTTGAAATAGCGAAAAAGAATGCAAAGATGCTTGGAGTAGAGCATCGCATCTATTCCTTCAAGGAATACATAGGCTTTACCCTCGACGAGACCGTCAATATAATGGGGAGCTTTGAAAAGGGAGAAAGGGTTGGGGCATGTTCCTACTGCGGCGTTTGGAGGAGGTGGTTGTTAAACTATGCCGCTCAGGATGTCAATGCTGACAAGCTTGCCGTTGGTCATAATTTGGACGATGAAGTTCAGATGTTTCTCATGAACATTATGCGTGGAGATGTGGCTAGACTTGGGAGAACTGGCCCTTACTATGAAGTTATTCACGAGGGTCTTGTGCCGAGAATAAAACCCCTTAGGGAAGTACCGGAGAAGGAAATAGTACTTTATGCGGTTTTGAACAACATTGAAGTAGATTTTTCTGAGTGTCCCTATGCGGTGGAGGCATTTAGGGCAGAAATCAGAGACTGGATAAATGAAATGGAAGAAAAGCACCCGGGAACTAAGTACCAAATCCTGAGAAGTTACGATAAGATGTTTCCACTTTTGGCGAAAGCTTATGCCCATAGGGATCTCAATAGATGCAAAATCTGTGGGCAGCCGACAACTGGAGAGATATGTAAGGCATGCAGCTTCAAGCTTCAAGTGCAGGAGAAGGCAAAGGAAAAGGGAATCACTTTTAGAATCGAGTGA
- a CDS encoding signal peptidase I has product MEEKLLSGWKGDVAFLLISLVVVFALHSGLKIALHTDSPLVIVISGSMEPTFYRGDVVLLKGVPPSEIKVGDVVVYKRPYTRYPIIHRVRDIVEYNGKRCFVIQGDNNWIHDFYPLDIKEFPYLKNYIGLAEGDVLPCIPQEAIEAKALLVFPKIGYPPLIVRERLGLG; this is encoded by the coding sequence ATGGAGGAAAAGTTATTAAGTGGATGGAAGGGGGACGTTGCATTTCTTCTCATCAGCCTTGTGGTTGTTTTTGCTCTTCATAGTGGTTTAAAGATTGCCCTTCATACAGACTCGCCACTGGTTATTGTAATAAGCGGCTCAATGGAACCAACATTTTACCGGGGAGACGTTGTTCTTCTCAAGGGAGTTCCTCCGAGTGAGATAAAGGTTGGGGACGTTGTGGTTTACAAGAGACCCTACACGAGGTATCCAATAATTCACAGGGTTAGGGATATAGTTGAGTACAATGGAAAAAGGTGCTTTGTGATTCAAGGTGACAACAATTGGATACACGATTTCTACCCCCTTGACATAAAGGAGTTTCCTTATCTTAAAAACTATATCGGTCTAGCTGAGGGAGATGTCCTTCCCTGCATCCCTCAAGAGGCTATTGAGGCAAAGGCGCTGCTGGTCTTTCCAAAAATTGGGTATCCTCCACTAATCGTGAGAGAAAGGCTTGGACTGGGATGA